From Ipomoea triloba cultivar NCNSP0323 chromosome 5, ASM357664v1, the proteins below share one genomic window:
- the LOC116021161 gene encoding WAT1-related protein At1g43650-like isoform X1, with product METRKPYIAVLIIQLIYAGMALLSKAAIDEGMNTYVFVAYRQAFATIFLAPFAFFLDRKISAPLSYSVLWKIFLVSFIGITLCLNLYYFALKYTSATLAAATTNIIPALTFTMAVISRVEKLSIKRSHGMVKVLGCLVSFCGALVFAFVKGPHIKLLDLGSTGSQEEASSRVVKFSFKCEMVKGTLVMLSANALWSMWYLMQAHVMKQYPAKVRLTTLQCLFSCVQSSVWAMAMVRDTSSWKLHWDINLLSVAYCGIVVTGITYWLQLFTVDKKGPVFVAMFTPLALVITAVVSAFLWKEKLYLGSLCGGLLLIGGLNGFLLGKNMEAKQLQQLEPKEGSTMECTIYTT from the exons ATGGAGACAAGAAAGCCATACATTGCTGTGCTCATCATTCAGTTGATCTATGCAGGCATGGCTTTATTATCCAAAGCCGCCATAGATGAAGGGATGAATACTTATGTTTTTGTTGCTTATCGTCAAGCATTTGCCACCATTTTCTTAGCTCCATTTGCTTTCTTCCTCGACAG AAAGATCAGTGCTCCCTTGTCATATAGCGTACTGTGGAAGATCTTCTTGGTTTCTTTCATAGG GATTACTCTGTGTTTAAATCTCTACTATTTTGCATTGAAGTACACTTCAGCAACCTTAGCAGCAGCCACCACTAACATAATCCCTGCTCTAACCTTTACGATGGCAGTTATATCAAG GGTGGAGAAGCTGTCAATTAAGCGGTCACATGGGATGGTAAAAGTGTTGGGGTGTTTGGTTAGCTTTTGTGGAGCGTTGGTGTTTGCTTTTGTTAAAGGGCCACATATAAAGTTGTTGGACTTGGGGTCAACTGGAAGTCAAGAAGAGGCATCAAGCAGGGTAGTGAAGTTTAGTTTCAAGTGTGAGATGGTAAAGGGGACTTTGGTGATGCTGTCGGCCAATGCACTATGGTCAATGTGGTACTTAATGcag GCACATGTGATGAAACAGTATCCGGCAAAGGTACGCCTCACAACTCTGCAGTGTTTGTTTAGCTGCGTGCAGTCTTCGGTTTGGGCCATGGCAATGGTAAGGGATACTTCATCATGGAAGCTTCACTGGGATATTAATCTCCTCTCAGTTGCCTATTGT GGCATAGTTGTGACGGGCATTACATATTGGTTACAACTTTTTACAGTGGATAAAAAAGGGCCAGTCTTCGTGGCTATGTTTACTCCACTAGCACTCGTTATAACTGCAGTAGTTTCTGCATTTTTGTGGAAGGAAAAACTTTATTTGGGAAG CTTGTGTGGCGGATTACTGCTGATAGGGGGCCTGAATGGCTTCTTGTTGGGGAAAAACATGGAAGCAAAACAGCTGCAACAATTAGAGCCAAAAGAGGGATCCACAATGGAGTGCACTATCTACACAACATAA
- the LOC116021161 gene encoding WAT1-related protein At1g43650-like isoform X2, with protein METRKPYIAVLIIQLIYAGMALLSKAAIDEGMNTYVFVAYRQAFATIFLAPFAFFLDRKISAPLSYSVLWKIFLVSFIGITLCLNLYYFALKYTSATLAAATTNIIPALTFTMAVISRVEKLSIKRSHGMVKVLGCLVSFCGALVFAFVKGPHIKLLDLGSTGSQEEASSRVVKFSFKCEMVKGTLVMLSANALWSMWYLMQAHVMKQYPAKVRLTTLQCLFSCVQSSVWAMAMGIVVTGITYWLQLFTVDKKGPVFVAMFTPLALVITAVVSAFLWKEKLYLGSLCGGLLLIGGLNGFLLGKNMEAKQLQQLEPKEGSTMECTIYTT; from the exons ATGGAGACAAGAAAGCCATACATTGCTGTGCTCATCATTCAGTTGATCTATGCAGGCATGGCTTTATTATCCAAAGCCGCCATAGATGAAGGGATGAATACTTATGTTTTTGTTGCTTATCGTCAAGCATTTGCCACCATTTTCTTAGCTCCATTTGCTTTCTTCCTCGACAG AAAGATCAGTGCTCCCTTGTCATATAGCGTACTGTGGAAGATCTTCTTGGTTTCTTTCATAGG GATTACTCTGTGTTTAAATCTCTACTATTTTGCATTGAAGTACACTTCAGCAACCTTAGCAGCAGCCACCACTAACATAATCCCTGCTCTAACCTTTACGATGGCAGTTATATCAAG GGTGGAGAAGCTGTCAATTAAGCGGTCACATGGGATGGTAAAAGTGTTGGGGTGTTTGGTTAGCTTTTGTGGAGCGTTGGTGTTTGCTTTTGTTAAAGGGCCACATATAAAGTTGTTGGACTTGGGGTCAACTGGAAGTCAAGAAGAGGCATCAAGCAGGGTAGTGAAGTTTAGTTTCAAGTGTGAGATGGTAAAGGGGACTTTGGTGATGCTGTCGGCCAATGCACTATGGTCAATGTGGTACTTAATGcag GCACATGTGATGAAACAGTATCCGGCAAAGGTACGCCTCACAACTCTGCAGTGTTTGTTTAGCTGCGTGCAGTCTTCGGTTTGGGCCATGGCAATG GGCATAGTTGTGACGGGCATTACATATTGGTTACAACTTTTTACAGTGGATAAAAAAGGGCCAGTCTTCGTGGCTATGTTTACTCCACTAGCACTCGTTATAACTGCAGTAGTTTCTGCATTTTTGTGGAAGGAAAAACTTTATTTGGGAAG CTTGTGTGGCGGATTACTGCTGATAGGGGGCCTGAATGGCTTCTTGTTGGGGAAAAACATGGAAGCAAAACAGCTGCAACAATTAGAGCCAAAAGAGGGATCCACAATGGAGTGCACTATCTACACAACATAA